A stretch of DNA from Perca fluviatilis chromosome 15, GENO_Pfluv_1.0, whole genome shotgun sequence:
GAAAGAgtaacatatttttatttatctattgATTTTTATTAAACAGCAATATGAATCATGAGGATTATTAATTTATAATTAAAGcatatatgaaaataaaattacagaatataaaacaaattaacaacctgaaaacaacaaaaatgtaatataaaatattaatccTTGTGTgggacccattttcaatgtttgctaaaagaaaaattatgatatttattatttttcaaactcacactcattggccttggctcattttctgtgaagaacataaaaaataacttatttttaatGACTGTACATGGTACACCCCCCCTACACATAATCattacatatgaggtgttcAGGTCTATCAGACCCGAGTGTATTTAaatgtaggtgctatgaaactatgttgtctttctaaacctgctattcccacacaaagctacaaaattgttacatttcaagcactttcacctgttctcattatgttctaagaaataagcaccagtaaagatgaaaaatcttgtttctatttttttttttaccttttttataatttaatttccctgttttctcacaaaaaaggaaaatgatcatatgatcagaaatgtgatctcacaggggtaaacggcaaatatgaaccatacaTTATGTacatatcattggtaattgagctataGTAAACATctattaagtatttttacataaattggtatggctgtattgatttaaaagcctaataatgtggagggtccaccagacccaggaacattggctgtgtaaaaaaaatatgaacaccacacaagggttaaatatctacattttatgaaaaatatttcaaacttgTGCACAAAAAGCCTGAAAGAATGAGTACTGTAggattttgtacagctgctcaaccaactccagtcactgtgtgtctcgagcacaataataaacagcagaatcttcagtcttcagactgttcatctgcagatacagctgctgTCTGTAGTCTCTGGAGATGGTAAAACGGCCTTGAACTGACTGAGAGTAGTATTTGGTGCTACCACCAGTATCAGTAGTAgcaatccactccagtccttttccaggagcctgtctgatccaGGCCATAGGGTAGCTGCTGAATGTGaatccagatgttgtacaggtcaatctgtgggattctccaggtcttttaatcgctggttcagattctgtcagagtctgaccatcaacacctgtcaaGATATAAAACATCACATGATCTTAGTTGTTACACAATTCAGAATTATGTTTAATCaagatcagtgaaaatcttcacctgcccagcagagagttaaaagcagcagtcctgtcctatagtccatcatgttaaactgtgtgtccactgttctctgtcctcctctctgcaatcagataagtagaggtggaagatatctgagttttgcatcgactcctcctcacagggaggaaacatctggactggAGATATTTAATGAAACTGGGAAATGAATGTGCTTAATTTGTGTAACATGTTTATCAGTATTAAATCTATAGCCACATGTATTCTaataatacacaaattacatctgtttttttcaaggtttattCAAATGTGTTAAATTACAGTATGTTTAATCTTGGTATCAAGGCTCTGTTTCTCATTGGTCTCTGTGAGCAGATTGGGCAACACATGAGAGTATTggcaataatataaataatcgGTTTCATTCTGATCACCAAAAATCTATTATCATGTATGACAACTGCTTTGTATTGATCTCACTGTGTCATACTATTATACCATTCATGGTTAGTACTCATGAATAAGACTTTGGCAATATAGATAATGGTTTGACAGTTGATAGAATTATGTCTATTACTGTAGAGGTTGTAACatcattattaaaataaatatgtacttgtgagtttaaaatatatatacattttatgtgGATATATCAAAGGGCTTTTCAGGTGGTGAGAAAACTCAGATGTCATTACAGTAAGATCAAATTGCTGTTTGTTGTCTATGGAGGTTTTTGTGCAGCTGCTCCACTGTCTTCAGTCACTGTGTCTCGCGAGCTCAGaagtaaacagcagaatctgctgctgtcaggctCTGGACCTCGAGGTACTGAGTGCTGCTGGGAACATCTTCAGTCATGATGAAACGGCTTTGAAAGGAGCTGCCATAGCTAGCAGAGTTTGAACCTGTGTTCATCCACCCAATCCACTCCAGAGCTTCTCCTGGTCTCTGTCGTATCCAGTGAATATTCTTGCTTGTCATGCTATAACCAGATATGATACATGACATCTTCACTGTCTCTCCAGGTCTTTTCACCTCAGAGGGAGACTGGTCCAGTTTGATCTCACTCCAAACTCCTGTAAGGAAAGAAATTGTGATAATCATCCAACAAACTTGTAAATTACAGGTTGGACATTTACTAAAGAAGTAAAgcagaattatttttttctcaccaTGAATAGTAACTACAATTAAAAACTCCAGATAATGGTGTTTTCCATTCTGGGAGAAGCAGTCGTCGTTCAGTGCTTTCTGATCTGAGTGTTTCAGAAATATATCAAACCGTCCCAGTTTTCTGGCACAAGTTGCTGATGGTGTGTTTATAAGAGAGGACGAGTTTGCATAGACCTCCCTCTACAGGTTTAAAATGGGAACATGTCACACAGATACATTTCCATAAGTAGAGTATCTCTACAACAGCAGAGGAAACTGTGAAATATGAAACTGATTTCTGGACTGACAGAAAATAAtgggaaataaaatacaatgttctACAATGATTGTTAGCTAACGATGTAGCAGTTTAGAGCTTTTTTCATCTACAGTAGTCCAAATACCAGAAGGGATATTTACATCCTATTTGTGAAGATATATAGctgctgtttaaaattattatattattttctatCCCTTTGCATTGGACAGGAAAAAATAACTTCATAACCGTTAATGTTTATTAACGCTGCAATGAGTGCTGTCTTTATTAATGTTCACAtttagaaaatgtgtgtgtggttgagtcTTGCTGCTTACTGGGTATTTGTGCAGGTCTGTTGGTGGTTTGTATCACTGTGGGCTGACgtacacagtaatacacagctgTGTCCTCAGGCTGCACATTCTGTCCTTTTAGAGTCACTGTTAGAGCAGAAGTGTCTCTGCTGTAgctgaacttgttcttcagagCATTATTTTGACGAAGGCCACTTGTTCCCCACTGATGGGAAATCCAGTCCATTGGTTTTCCTTCACTCTGTCTGATCCAACCTGTTGCATAGCTGTTATCAGTCAAAGAATAACCAGAGACCTGACAGCTGATGGTCAGAGACTGTCCAGGCTGCACAACCATTGAGTCTGTCTGGATGAGATCAATACTGTTCACACCTGtggaaacacaaatcaacattaTCTCCATCATTCATCTGACTATTCAgggtttctaatgtgtgtattAGAGTGAATCCACTGAAAGCTCCTCACAGGatccagcagccagcagcagtatcagagctacagagaacatgttgatgttgaagCTGAACTGATGtcagctcttctgtctctcactgacacacacactcttcactTCTTTATGAGGCCACACAAAAGGAGGCTGATTTACATACTGATGATAGTAAATCAGCTGACTAAAAGTATATTtgaataaatcaaaatgaagATGAAAAGTTCAGGTCTTCATCACTCACAaagaaaaggtggaacttgaatctctgacaaaaacatttttgatagTTAATGAAAAGATTGTTTTTTGTAGTTTGACTAATTATCATCACAATTATGTTTGCAAAACACTATTTCGTTTCTGATGCAGTTATGATTTACATAATTATTAGATGAAATTATGGAAGAGAGACTGACTTTGAGGATTCATTTCTACTTTAGTTAGATTACATTCTTTCAAAATTGAGATGTGAGCTGAATTTATTCCATCACTTGaagattatacagtatatacatattatGGTGTATCATTGATTGTAATTTTAAAGTATTTCAATTGATGAAAACTGTGGCTGACAAATTGAATTAAGAACCATAACAAATTATAAAATAagcttttttatataaaatagttAGCTCTATACACGATACAAGTAAATTCATTCTAAACTATAACGTTAAATGCTGGCATCACTGACCTCCACTTTCAGCTGTTTTCTCTTAGAAATAATTTTAATGatattacagtatgtgatgAAAAGAGTGGCATATTCTTATTTACCTATTGATTTTATTACAGAGCAATATGAATCATTTCAGAGTTTGAGTATCAGTCAGATAagatcaatgagaacagcagatctgagtttctccttttagtaacagaggagagagaaactaGACACTGACTGTCCTCTAGTGATTTTATAAAAGAAAcagtaacattatttttcattctcATAGATTCCACATCATATCATTTACAGACAGTATTGTGTCTCACTTTGTAGAAATGTAAAGTATTTCTAGAAGTTTAATTTCAGCAAGATTGTTGGGCTGTCTTTGGACCTTTTATCAATGAGTgatttgtattgtgtttttaatgtgttttcaaGTTTGTGTATAATGCAGGGAGaattattaatttataataaaatcatatatgaaaataaaattacagaatataaaataacaacaacctgaaaacaacaaaaatgtaatattaaatgtttaaatatatacattttatgaaaACTATTTCAGACTTGTGCACTACCAGCCTGAAAGAAATGAGTACTGTAggattttgtacagctgctcaaccaactccagtcactgtggctctcgaagcacaataataaacagcagaatcttcagtcttcagactgttcatctgcagatatagctgctctctgctgttgtctctggagaCGGTAAACGGCCTTGgactgactgagagtagtaTTTGCCACTACCAGTATCAGCAGTAgcaatccactccagtccttttccaggagcctgtctgacccagttcaTAGCGAAGCTGCTGAATGTGaatccagatgttgtacaggtcaatctgtgggattctccaggtTTTTTAATcgctggttcagattctgtcagagtctgaccatcaacacctgtcaaGAGGATTAAAAACATCAAGTGAAATAAGCTGATGACACCAAATAAAAGTTATGTTAAATTaagatcagtgaaaatcttcacctgcccagcagagagttaaaagcagcagtcctgtcctatagtccatcatgttaaactgtgtgtccactgatctctgtcctcctctctgcactcagataagtagaggtggaagatatctgagttttgcattaACTCCTCCTTTTGATTGAACAGTGTCCTTTGTTCAATCTCTCctcaaaacatattttcatgTTACGGCTTTCTCCTTAACGTAATTTGGTCATTCTTACAGTAAGAATAATCTTACTGTATCTTAGAATTCAGAttctatttacatttttaacgtAATGTGATTATTGTCCATGTTTTACTGTAAGTCACTCTAACATTTgaacacatttatttacttgGCAGATGTTTTTGTTAAATGCAACTTACAAATAATGTAATAGTGTTACTGTTTATATATACAAGTTATCAAGATAATTATCATTAGAAAATtggattttaatttattaaattacCTTGTATGCTTGGTTTGAGATCGACAAACATTAtcttatgtctccttttttcaaatttgaaatTTTGAGTCCTTAGAATAAGATCAGGGTTTCATGCATTTGTTCCAGGAAAACTCTGACATGCAACATGTTTCAGTTGTGTGCATTTAACAATGTAAACATGTAATTCAGTTTTGTTGTGGGAGAAGAGACAATGATCAGTGAAATTATTTAAACTCCAGCAAGAGAATTAAGAACCTAAGActgtttctctctttactgtaacagtgtgctggtgttgaaaccattagtggtctgagggctcctcctctggtggcttcatgttacaagtgttATACAAAGTATCAAGGCTCTGTTTCTCATTGGTCTCTGTGAGCAGAATGAGCGCACATGAGAGTATTggcaataatataaataatcagTTTCATTCTGATCACCAACATCTAGTATCATTTATGACAACTGCTTTGTATTGATCTCACTGTGTCATACTATTATACCATTCATGGTTAGTAACGCATGAATAAGACTTTGGCAAATTAGATAATGGTTTGACAATTGAAAGAACTATGTCTATTACTGTAGAGGATGTGACatcattataaaaataaatatgtacttGTGAGTTTAAAATATATGGACATTTTATGTGGATATATCAAAGTGCTTTTCAGGCGGTGAGAAAACTCAGATGTCTTTACAGTAAGATCACATTGTAGTTTGTTGTGTCCCGGAGGTTTTTGTGCAGCTGTTCCACTGTCTTCAGTCACTGTGTCTCTTCGAAAGCACAGaagtaaacagcagaatctgctgctgtcaggctCTGGACCTCGAGGTACTGAGTGCTGCTGGGAACATCTTCAGTCATGATGAAACGGCTTTGAAAGGAGCTGCCATAGATAGCAGAGTTTGAACCTGTGTTCATCCACGCTATCCACTCCAGAGCTTCTCCTGGTCTCTGTCGTATCCAGTGAATATTCTTGCTTGTCATGCTATAACCAGATATGATACATGACATCTTCACTGTCTCTCCAGGTCTTTTCACCTCAGAGGGAGACTGGTCCAGTTTGATCTCACTCCAAACTCCTGTAAGGAAAGAAATTGTGATAATCAACCATCACAGAGGTTAAATAGTTACACTAGAGTGTCTTCAGTGCGTTGCATAGGTGTCATCAGTCAAAGAATAACCAGAGACCTGACAGCTGATGGTCAGAGACTGTCCAGGCTGCACAACCATTGAGTCTGTCCGGATGAGATCAATACTGTTCACACCTGtggaaacacaaatcaacattaTCTCCATCATTCATCTGACTATTCAgggtttctaatgtgtgtattAGTCTTCAAGAGTAATAACGTTTTCCTGTGTGTGGATTCCATGAATAACCATCTATTTATGAAAAAATATGCTTTATTTAGTCAAAGCAAGATGTGAACAAGATTGTGAGATTAAGagcttttaaaaacacagttatGAGTTGAAATAATGCTGTCCGTCATTCACGTGAATATTGTTAATCAGACAGAGAAGACACTTTTTGGAAAATGCCTCCACTTATTTACTATTATTGTACATATTATACTAAACAAAGTTATATTACTTTTACGTTTTCATTGCTAaatatgtctgtttctctctttactgtaacagtgagctgctgttgaaaccattagtggtctgagggctcctcctctggtggctttacgttacaagtgttcaggctctgaggggttttgttcaggtctactgaTGAGTCACTGGGAGAGTCTTAATTCgatactgaacttgttcttcagtgaATCTTTGTAGTTTGGTGGATGTAACACCACCATGTAcaatcactccagtcctttccctgcatgctgtctgatccaagctgtgtagtagctgctacctgcatttattttttcatatatttgCTTACTGACTGTATTTGGtgcaaacataaat
This window harbors:
- the LOC120574364 gene encoding immunoglobulin alpha-2 heavy chain-like, with translation MFSVALILLLAAGSCVNSIDLIQTDSMVVQPGQSLTISCQVSGYSLTDNSYATGWIRQSEGKPMDWISHQWGTSGLRQNNALKNKFSYSRDTSALTVTLKGQNVQPEDTAVYYCVRQPTVIQTTNRPAQIPRVWSEIKLDQSPSEVKRPGETVKMSCIISGYSMTSKNIHWIRQRPGEALEWIGWMNTGSNSASYGSSFQSRFIMTEDVPSSTQYLEVQSLTAADSAVYF